The following coding sequences are from one Penaeus monodon isolate SGIC_2016 chromosome 21, NSTDA_Pmon_1, whole genome shotgun sequence window:
- the LOC119586202 gene encoding 3-hydroxyacyl-CoA dehydrogenase type-2-like, with protein sequence MLKGVVSLVTGGASGLGRATVERIVREGGRAVICDLPTSQGAKVASDLGDNAIFAPTDVSSAEDVEKALAMCQDKFGRLDVAVNCAGIGIAVKTYNPKKKLPHSLDDFMRVQRVNLGGSFNVIRLSCGVMAENEPNADGQRGVIVNTASVAAFDGQIGQAAYSASKGAIVGMTLPIARDLAPIGIRVCTIAPGLFKTPLLMALPEKVQNFLATTVPFPKRLGDPDEYAQMVQAIITNPMMNGETVRLDGAIRMQP encoded by the exons GGTGTAGTGTCGCTTGTCACCGGGGGAGCATCCGGCCTCGGAAGGGCAACTGTGGAGAGAATTGTTAGAGAAGGTGGACGTGCTGTCATCTGCGATCTTCCCACCTCCCAGGGTGCCAAAGTAGCCAGTGATTTAGGAGATAATGCCATTTTTGCCCCCACTGAT GTATCATCAGCAGAGGATGTAGAGAAAGCCCTTGCCATGTGCCAAGACAAATTTGGCAGGCTGGATGTGGCTGTCAACTGTGCTGGTATTGGCATTGCCGTGAAGACCTACAACCCAAAGAAGAAATTGCCTCATTCTCTGGATGACTTTATGCGTGTTCAAAGG GTCAACTTGGGCGGCTCGTTCAATGTGATCCGCCTGTCCTGTGGAGTGATGGCAGAGAATGAACCAAATGCCGACGGGCAGAGAGGAGTAATTGTGAATACGGCAAGTGTTGCGGCATTTGATGGGCAGATCGGTCAAGCTGCCTATTCTGCTAGCAAAGGAGCCATTGTAGGCATGACACTTCCCATTGCGAGGGATCTGGCACCTATAGGGATCAGAGTGTGCACTATTGCGCCAG GATTATTCAAGACCCCCTTGCTGATGGCTCTCCCAGAGAAAGTGCAGAATTTCTTGGCCACGACTGTGCCCTTCCCCAAGAGACTAGGGGACCCAGATGAATATGCTCAGATGGTTCAGGCCATCATCACAAACCCAATGATGAACGGAGAAACTGTGCGACTGGATGGAGCCATTCGTATGCAGCCTTAA